One Cedecea neteri DNA segment encodes these proteins:
- the cbpM gene encoding chaperone modulator CbpM: MTNVTVTFTITEFCLHTGIQEEELNEIVGLGVVEPYDFEVKPWQFDDHAINIAQRALRLRRELELDWPGIAVALTLLEENERLRQENRLLRQRIGRFIRHP, encoded by the coding sequence ATGACTAACGTCACCGTCACTTTTACCATCACTGAGTTCTGTCTGCACACCGGCATTCAGGAGGAAGAACTCAATGAGATTGTCGGCCTTGGCGTCGTCGAACCTTACGATTTTGAGGTCAAACCGTGGCAGTTTGACGACCACGCGATCAACATAGCGCAGCGGGCATTGCGGTTAAGGCGAGAATTAGAACTCGACTGGCCCGGCATCGCTGTGGCGCTCACCCTGCTGGAGGAGAATGAACGCCTGCGTCAGGAGAATCGTCTGCTTCGGCAGCGTATAGGGCGATTTATTCGCCATCCATAA
- the cbpA gene encoding curved DNA-binding protein, which produces MELKDYYAIMGVKPTDELKTIKTAYRRLARKYHPDVSKEPDAEARFKEVAEAWEVLSDEQRRAEYDQMWQHRNDPQFNQQFHQGGEQSYNAQDFEDIFSSMFGQQARHSRQPHAVRGHDLEIEVAVFLEETLAEHSRTISYKLPVYNVFGIVEQEIPKTLNVKIPAGVGDGQRIRLKGQGTPGENGGPNGDLWLVIHIAPHPLFDIVGHNLEVVVPLAPWEAALGAKVEVPTLKDSILMTIPAGSQAGQKLRIKGKGLVSKQHTGDLFAVIKIVMPPKPDENAAALWQQLADAQSAFNPRKDWGKK; this is translated from the coding sequence ATGGAATTAAAGGATTATTACGCCATCATGGGCGTGAAACCGACGGACGAACTCAAAACCATCAAAACTGCCTACCGCCGCCTGGCGCGCAAATATCACCCCGACGTCAGTAAAGAGCCCGATGCAGAAGCCCGCTTTAAAGAGGTGGCCGAAGCCTGGGAAGTGCTGAGCGACGAGCAGCGCCGCGCCGAGTACGACCAGATGTGGCAGCACCGCAACGACCCGCAGTTTAATCAGCAGTTCCACCAGGGCGGCGAGCAGAGTTACAACGCCCAGGACTTCGAAGATATCTTCTCGTCTATGTTCGGCCAGCAGGCCAGGCATTCTCGCCAGCCGCACGCCGTGCGTGGCCACGATTTAGAAATCGAAGTTGCCGTATTCCTCGAAGAAACCCTGGCCGAACACAGCCGTACCATCAGCTACAAGCTGCCGGTCTATAACGTGTTTGGTATCGTCGAGCAGGAAATCCCGAAAACGCTGAATGTAAAAATTCCGGCGGGCGTCGGCGACGGGCAGCGCATTCGGCTCAAAGGCCAGGGCACGCCGGGTGAAAACGGTGGGCCAAACGGTGACCTGTGGCTGGTGATTCATATCGCGCCGCATCCGCTGTTCGACATTGTCGGCCACAACCTTGAAGTCGTGGTGCCGCTTGCCCCGTGGGAAGCCGCGCTGGGGGCAAAAGTCGAGGTTCCTACCCTCAAAGACAGCATTCTGATGACCATTCCTGCCGGCAGCCAGGCCGGGCAGAAGCTGCGCATCAAGGGCAAAGGGCTGGTTAGCAAACAGCACACCGGTGACCTGTTCGCGGTGATCAAAATCGTAATGCCGCCTAAGCCGGATGAAAACGCCGCGGCGCTGTGGCAACAGTTGGCAGACGCCCAGTCGGCGTTCAATCCGCGCAAAGATTGGGGGAAAAAATAA
- a CDS encoding AbaSI family restriction endonuclease produces MSKTDYILRSLAKISGKRWEHYTINRIYHLLNDPDLEFICQQCIRKNDGKIYLADLFFPQLGLYLEIDEGHHDSEDAKIRDAIRRLDITEATGFREERIPASDVSINELDKYIDKFIELVKEIKSTLLQQKAFKPWDYEHRYTACNHIKKGMISVGPEALFRHHKDALNCFGYEKGHHQAGHWNIPEHVNKIIGLEGKNMIWFPKLYEQKDWKNSLSDNGKLITEYPNDLQKSYTERWDHRVVMAHSRDELNRTLYRFLGVFKVDPATLSSAEKKFIRIATSVKTFPKCLCKKTD; encoded by the coding sequence ATGAGTAAAACGGATTATATCCTGAGATCTCTTGCTAAGATTTCAGGCAAGCGCTGGGAACATTACACGATTAATCGAATCTACCATCTCCTGAACGATCCTGACCTGGAGTTTATTTGCCAGCAGTGCATCAGGAAAAACGATGGAAAAATCTATCTCGCAGATCTTTTTTTCCCTCAGTTAGGCCTATATCTGGAAATCGATGAAGGGCATCATGACAGTGAAGACGCAAAAATAAGAGATGCCATACGCCGCCTTGATATAACTGAGGCAACAGGTTTTCGCGAAGAGAGGATCCCCGCCAGTGACGTCAGTATCAACGAACTTGATAAATATATAGATAAATTCATCGAGTTAGTTAAAGAAATTAAATCAACTCTTTTGCAGCAAAAAGCGTTTAAGCCATGGGACTATGAACATCGCTATACTGCTTGCAACCATATAAAAAAAGGGATGATATCAGTAGGGCCAGAAGCTCTTTTTCGCCACCATAAGGATGCTCTAAACTGCTTTGGATATGAAAAGGGGCATCATCAGGCGGGTCACTGGAATATACCAGAACATGTTAACAAGATTATTGGTCTTGAAGGAAAAAATATGATCTGGTTCCCAAAACTTTATGAGCAGAAAGATTGGAAAAATTCACTTTCAGATAATGGCAAACTTATCACAGAATACCCGAACGATCTGCAAAAGAGCTATACAGAACGCTGGGATCACCGAGTTGTAATGGCTCATTCGCGAGATGAGTTAAACCGAACACTGTATCGCTTTCTTGGCGTGTTTAAGGTTGATCCAGCCACATTATCCTCTGCAGAGAAAAAATTTATTCGGATCGCCACTAGTGTAAAAACATTCCCAAAATGTCTCTGCAAAAAAACTGATTAA